In Zingiber officinale cultivar Zhangliang chromosome 6A, Zo_v1.1, whole genome shotgun sequence, a single genomic region encodes these proteins:
- the LOC121994919 gene encoding uncharacterized protein LOC121994919, whose protein sequence is MDIVGSFPMATGQRRFLLVAIDYFSKQAEVANREILRILQARLDHIRGSWVDELPSVLWAIRTTPKEGTGATPFHLVYGGEAVVLVEVGVKSDRIQHYSKDNAEWRFLELDLVDEARAKAVVRLMAYRQRMCQNYNRRVIPRSFQVGDFVWKKVKPVYDITKLEAPWVGPFKVVEKLRSGAYYLEDEDGWRLERLQNANHLQSYRA, encoded by the exons atggacatcgtagggtCGTTCCCCATGGCCACCGGACAACGGAGGTTCCTGCTCGTGGCGATTGACTACTTCTCTAA gcaagctgaagtcgccaaccgcgAGATCCTTCGTATCTTGCAAGCTCGACTCGACCACATCCGGGGAAGTTGGGTTGATGAGCTCCCAAGTGTACTATGGGCAATCCGCACGACACCTAAGGAGGGAACAGGAGCAACCCCCTTCCACTTAGTGTATGGAGGAGAGGCAGTCGTCCTAGTTGAGGTCGGAGTTAAATCCGATCGGATACAGCATTATAGCAAAGACAACGCCGAGTGGAGGTTCCTGGAGCTGGACTTAGTGGATGAAGCACGTGCCAAAGCCGTCGTTCGGCTCATGGCCTATAGGCAAAGAATGTgtcaaaactacaaccggcgagtGATACCCAGATCTTTTCAAGTCGGCGACTtcgtgtggaagaaggtgaagccggtctaCGACAtcaccaagctggaggctccttgggttggacccttcaaggtcgtggaaAAGCTACGGTCGGGCGCCTACTACCTAGAGGACGAGGATGGATGGCGGCTAGAGCGTCTGCAGAATGCGAACCATCTCCAGTCGTACCGAGCTTga